The region GGCATCCCGGATGCGCGCCTGGGCGAGGTGGCCAAGGCGTACGCGGTCCGGCGCCCGGATTCGACGCTGACCGCGGACGACCTGATCGCCTGGTCGCGCCGGGAGATGGCCAACTACAAGGTGCCACGGCAGGTGGTGTTCCTGGCCGAGTTGCCGCGCAACGCCAGCGGCAAGGTCCTCAAGGCCGAGCTGCGCGCGGGCCGGCCGCTTTCCTGACGGCCGCGGCCGCCGCCGAAGGCGGGCGCGCGGGCGGGGCATCACCAAGAGGGGCCGGGCAGGTTCGCCCGGCCCCTTCGGCCTTCGTAAGTCGTCTCGCCGCGCCTACTGCGGGCTGGTGGGGGCATGGCCCTCGCCCTGCGGGGCCGGGGCGGCAGCAGTGGCGTATTCGCTACTGTCCACGCCGACGATAGGGGTGTGACTATCGCTTGCAGCTGCGAATGCGGCTGTCTGGCTTGTGGCTCCGACCGCGGCACCTATCGCGATAATCAAGGTCGCAATGCCCTTTGTGGCACGAGTCATTCCGGTTCCTCCGATACGGGGGGTGATTATCTATTTTGTACTGCAAATTAACAAAGAGGGGTACGTGTGTTCGGCCATCTGGCCGGAAGTGGTCGAAGCTTGGCGGAAAGGGGGCCCGCCCGGTGGTGCGTGGAGCCGCTCGTCCGGAGGCGCCCGCACAGAGGGGCCGACGCCGATGACGTCCCCTCCGCGTCATCGACATCGGCCCCGCGGTTACCTGTTGGATACGAACGACGTTCCGTGGTGTTCCTACTGGGGTGCCGAGGGAGTGTGGCCTTCGCCATCGGTGCTGAGCTGCGGAGGCGCGGGCGTGTGGCCCTCCCCCTGCGTGCTGAGCTGCGGCGGCGCCGGGGTGTGACCCTCGTCCATGGTGCTGAGCTGCGGAGGCGCGGGCGTGTGCCCCTCCCCCTGCGTGATCAGCTGCGGCGGTGCGGGCGTGTGGCCTTCGCCCTGGGTGACCACCTCTGGTGGCGTCGGTGTGTGGCCCTCGTCCTGCGGAGTGAGGGTCGCCGGGTCGGCCTCCAGTGGCCGGTAGGTGTCGGACTGGGGCTTCTTGTCCGTGCTTGTCACGATCAACTCCATCGGATGCTCTGGTCGGTAGAGGCCCGTTGACACCCGCCCGGCGACTCCCCCGTGGGTCGCCGGACAGGTGTCTCAAAAGGGCCGCCCACCTTACGGTGTGACCTCGCAACCGACCCGTCTGCCCCCCGCGGGGACGGGTCGACCGGTACTAAGACTCCCGGACAGCGATAAACGATTGATGAACGGTCGGCGGGACGCGCGATTATGCCGCGGTCGCGGGGGTCAGAAGCCCGCGGACGTCCTCCGCCTCGGGCGCCCCGAGCCGCTCGTGGATCGACAGCGCCTCACGCCAGCAGGCATCCGCGCGCTCGTTCTGGCCGAGCTCCAGCAGTGCCTTGCCGAGCAGCGTCAGCACGATGGCCCGGCGCCACTCGCCCCCGATGCCCCGCAGGGCGAGGGCCTGTTCGGCGTGGGTGGCGGCCTCCGCCGGGCGCCCGATGGACAGATGCGCCTCGGCCATCCGCTGGTGGGTCATGCCCTCCCAGAGCGGCTGGCGGTGCTCACGGAAGAGGCCGAGGGCCTCGGTGAGCTGCTCCAGCGCGTGCGCCAGGCTTCCGGCCCCGGTCAGGGCGATACCGAGCGCGTACTTCCCGTTGGCCAGGCGCAGGGTGCGCCCCAGGCTCCCGTAGATCCGCACGCCCTGCCGGGCCAGGTCCACGGCGCTGTCGATGCGGCCCATCTCCACATACGCGCGGGACAGGTTGCACAGCGCGCTGGCTTCGCCGGGCTGGTCGTCCACGGCCCGGTAGGCGTCGATGGCGCGGAGGAAATGCCGCTCCGCGTCGTCCCAGCGGGTACGGCTGAGGTGCGCGATGATGCCGCGCTCGGTGAGGGCGCGGCCCATGGTCACGTGGTCCTCGACCGTGGAGCCCAGGGCCAGGGCGCGCTCCGCCTCCGCGTCGGCCTCTTCCAGCCGGCCGGTGAGGTTGCGCACCTTGGCCAGGCAGGTGCGGGCCCGGCCTTCGGCCCGGATGTCGCCGACCGTGTGTGCCGTCTCGCTGACGACGCGGGCGACGGCCTCGTAGCGCGGGGCGTTGGCACCGGATTCGGCCAGGTCCATCGCGGCGAGCAGCAGATCCGCCGCCCGGCCCAGGGTGGTGCCCGAGGCGGCCTGCTGGGCGCAGGCCAGCAGGCAGTCGGCCTCGGTGAACAGCCAGTCCAAGGCGGCGTCCTGATGCGGGAAGACCAGGCCGGGGTGGTCGGCGGGGGCCAGGTGGTCGCCCAGCCGGTCGCCCGGCCGCTCCATGGCGTACACCCGCGCCGCCGTGGCGAGGTAGAAGCTCAGCAGCCGGGAGAGCGCCGCCTCGCGTTCCGTGGCCGACTGGTGCCGCTCCGCGCGGTCACGCGCGTAGAGCCGTACGAGGTCGTGGTAGCGGTAGCGGCCGGGCGCCGCGGACTCCAGCAGGGAGGCGTCGACCAGGGACTCCAGGAGCTCCTCGGTGTCGAAGGTGTCCAGCTCCAGGGCGACGGCCGCCGCGGCGAGCGAGATGTCGGGGCCGTCCGCCAGCCCCAGCAGCCGGAACGCCCGGGCCTGCGGCGGCTCGAGCTGGCCGTAGCCCAGCTCGAAGGTGGCCCGTACGGCCAGGTCGCCCGCCCGCAGCTCGTCCAGCCGCCGGCGCTGGTTGGCGAGCTTGCGCGCCAGCGTGGAGACGGTCCAGGTGCGGCGCGAGGCCAGCCGGGAGGCCGCGATCCGGATGGCCAGCGGCAGGAAACCGCACGCCGCCACCACGTCCATGGCCGCGTCGCGCTCCGAACTGACCCGCTCCGCGCCCACGATGCGGGTGAAGAGGACCAGCGCCTCCTCGGGGCTCATCACGTCCAGGTCGACCAGGTGGGCGCCCTCCAGGTCGACCATCCGGGTCCGGCTGGTGATCAGCGCGGCGCAGCCCGGCGTACCGGGCAGCAGCGGCCTGACCTGCGCGGCGTCGCGCGCGTTGTCGAGCAGCGTGAGCACCCGGCGGCCGTCCAGCATCGAGCGGTAGAGCGCGGCTCGCTCGTGGACGCCCTCGGGGATCGCGCTGTCCGGGGTGCCGAGGGCGCGCAGGAAGGCGCCCAGGATCGCGTTGGGCTCAGCGGGCACCGGGCCGGCGCCCTGGAGGTCGACGTAGAGCTGGCCGTCGGGGAAGTGGGCGCGGGCCGCGTGGGCGACGTGCACGGCGAGCGTCGTCTTGCCGACCCCACCGATTCCGGCCACTGCTGACACGGCCATGACACGCCCCTCGGCGGTGGCGAGCTCATCGCTCAGCTCCTCGACGAAGGCGACCCGGCCGGTGAAGTCCGCGACCGTCGCGGGGAGCTGGGCCGGCCTGACGAAGCTGGGCCCGGCGTGCGTGCGGTCGTCCACCGGGACCGCCAGCTCGGCATCCGCCTGCAGAATGCGCTGATGCAGGTCGGACAGCTCCGCGCAGGGGTCCACACCGAGATCCTCGGCGAGCAGCCGCCTCGTGTCGTTGTACACCGCCAGGGCCTCGGCCTGCCGGCCGCTGCGGTAGAGCGCCAGCATCAGCAGCTCGCGCAGCCGCTCCCGGAGCGGATGGGCGGCGGTCAGCGCGGTGAGCTCGGAGACCACCTCGGTGTGGTGGCCCAGCTCCAGGTCGAGATCGAGCCTGGTCTCGGTGAGCACGAGCTGCCACTCCGACAGCCGGGCGCGCTGGGTCGTGGCGTAGGGCCCCGACAGCCCGGCCAGGGACTCACCGTCCCAGAGGTCCAGCGCCCGGCCGATGAGCTCATGGGCGCGCAGCCGGTCGCCCGAGTGCCGGGCCTTCTCCGCCTCCGCGGCCAGGCTCTCGGCCACGTCGATGTCCAGGGCCCCGAGGCCCACCTGGACCGCGTAGCCGCCCGATTCGCTGACCAGGATGTCCGAATGCGGGGTGAACGCCTTGCGCAGCCGGGAGGCGTAGGTGCGCAGCGCCGCGATGGCGGCGTCCGGCGGATCGTCGCCCCATAGGGCGTCGACGAGTTCGGGGGCGGTGGCGGTGCGCCCGCCGCGCAGCAGCAGAGCGGCGAGCAGGGCTCTTTGCTGCGGTGATCCGGTGCTGAGCTGTTCCTCGCCCCGAAAGGCCCGTACCGGTCCGAGCACGGTGAAGCGCAAGGACTGCTCCTGCGCCCGCTCCTTCTCGCCGGTCATGGTCTCCCCCTGCCTCTGCTCCCAGTTGCACGGGCCAGTTTGCCTTGCCGATACCCCTCACGTCAGTAGGGGCCGGACCTCTCCACAAGGCCCGCCCGACTTCGAGACCTCGACAGGCCGACGGATCGTCAGTTCCGGGGCTCGCTTTCGGACACCGGGGGGCCGACTCCGAAGGCTTCCCGATGGCCGGGATTCGGATCCGTGGACGCCGGGAGATCCGGCGCCGAGGCCGCCAGCAGTTGGCGCACCTCCTCGGGCTCGGGTGAGCCCAGCCGTTCGCGAAGGGCCCGCGCCTGACTCCAGCAGTCCTCGGCCCGGCCGCGCTGCCCGGCCGCCATCAGGGCCTTCGATAAAACGGTGAGAAAGGAGAAGCGCCGCCACTCGCCGCCGAGACCGCCCAGGGCGAGGGACTGCTCGGCGTGCGCCACCGCCTTGGTGGGGCGATGCGCTGCCAGATGCATTTCGGCCAGCCGGAAATGGGCCATGCCTTCCCACAGCGGCTGACGGGCTTCGTGGAACAGGTCGAGCGCCTCGGAGAGATGAACGGACGCCTCTTCCAGACGATGGGCACGCGTCAGCGCGATGCCGAGGGTGTACATCCCGTTGGCGAGCCGTAGGGGGGCGCCGAGCCTGCGGTAGATGGCGAGCCCCTGCTCGGCCAGTTCCACGCCGGACCGGGTGCGGCCCCGGCTCACATGAAGCCGGGAGAGATTGGCCAGGGCGCTCGCCTCACCGGCCTCGTTGGCATCGGCGCGGAACGCGTCGAGGGCCTGTCCGAGGAACCGCTCCGCGTCGTCGTACCGCCCCAGGCCGTTGGTGACGATGCCGAGCTGGTTGGAGGCGCGGCTGGCGATCACCGGATCCCCGCCGTCCAGCTCCAGCGCGCGCCGAAGCTCGCGCTCGGCCTGCGCGTACCGGCCCGTGAAGCTGTACAGATGCCCCAGCGCCGAGCGGGCGCGGGCCTCGGTACGGGAGTCCCCGGCGGCGTGGGCCGCGTCGCCGGCCGCCCGCGCCACCGTTTCGTACTGCCGCGGCCGGGCCCCGGACTCGGCGAGGTCCAGCGCGCCCAGCAGCAGATCCCCGGCGCGGCGGCGGGTGGTCTCCCCGGTGCATCTGGGTACGCAGTCGAGCAGGCAGTCGCCCTCCGCGAAGAGCCAGTCCAGGGCGGCTCTGGAGGTCTCGAAGCACAGCCCGGGGTGGCCGGTGGGCTCCAGGTGCTCGACCATCCGGTCCCCGGGCCGCTCCATGGCGTACACCCGCGCCGCCGTGGCGAGGTAGAAGTCCAGCAGCCGCGACAGCGCCTCCTCGCGCTCCGCCGCCGCCTGCGACTCCCGCTCGGCGCAGGCCCGTGCGTAGAGCCGTACGAGGTCATGGAAGCGGTAGCGCCCCGGTACGGCGGACTCCAGCAGCGAGATGTCCACGAGGGAGGTGAGCAGCCGGGCGGTCTCCTCGACGTCGAGGCCGAGCACCGCGCCCGCCGCCGGCAGCGAGATGTCCGGGCTGCCGACCAGGCCGAGCAGGCGGAAGGCGCGGGCCTGGGCCGGGTCGAGCTGTCCGTAGCCGAGCCCGAAGGTCGCCTTCACCGCCAGATCCCCGGCCCGCAGCTCGTCCAGCCGCCGGCGCTCGTCGGCGAGTTTGCGGGCGAGAACGGAGACGGTCCAGGTGCGGCGGGAGGCGAGCCGGCAGGCCGCGATGCGGATGGCGAGCGGAAGGTAGGAGCAGGACGCCACCACCTCCATGACCGCCGCGCGCTCGACCATCGCCCGCTCCTCGCCGACGATCAGCGCGAAGAGGGCGAACGCCTCCGTCGGGCTCATCGCGTCCAGGTCGACCAGGTGGGCGCGGTCCAGGTCGGCCATATGGGCGCGGCTGGTGATCAGCCCCACGCAGTCGGGTGCGCCCTCGCCCGGGAGCAGCGGCCGGACCTGGGCGGCGTCGCGGGCGTTGTCCAGCAGGACGAGGACCCGGCGGCCCTCCAGCGAGGCGCGGTAGAGGGCGGCGCGCTCCTCGGTGCCGTCCGGGATGGCGGCGTCAGGGGTGCCGAGCGAGCGCAGGAAGGCGCCGAGCACGGTTTCGGGGTCGGCGGGGGAGGAGCCCGCACCGCCGAGGTCGACGTAGAGCTGGCCGTCGGGGAAGTGGTGCCGGGCGGTGTGCGCGAGATGGACGGCCAGGGCGGTCTTGCCGATGCCTCCGATACCGGCGATGGCGATGGCGGCCGGCCGGTCGGAGGGGGGCGCGAGCCGGTCGTTCAGCTCCCGTACGAGGTCCTCGCGGCCGGTGAAGTCGGCCACCGCCGCGGGCAGTTGCGCGGGGCGGACGGCGGTGGTGACGGCGGCCAGGGGGCGTTGCGGGCGGCCCACGGCGGTGGGCCGGGAGAACGCGGCGGCGGACCGTGGAGCGGCGTGCGGCCGGAGCCCGGGGACGACTTCGGCGCGGTAGCCGCTCTCCCACTCCAGCCCGATCCGTGTCCGGTCGAGGGCGGGGTCCGGGTCCTCGCCGAGGGCGAGGTGTGCCTCGTCACCGCGCCACCGCCGGTCCGGTACGGATCCGGTGGAACCTGTCCGCCGCCCCAGGCGCTCGTCGCCGACCATGGTGCCCCCCGCACACGCTTCCTCGCTGTACGGCCAGTCTGCCGTGCCTGTGGGCCGTACGTCAGTAAAGACTTCGACGTGTCCGTGGCATCCCCCGATCCTCGCGGGAGGTGTCCAGTGAGCTGACGATCCGTCAGATCGGCGCTACCGTGCAGTCATGGAGAGCTTCCCGAAGATAATCTCGGTGGACGACCACACGGTTGAGCCCCCTCACGTCTGGCGGGACCGCCTCCCGTCCAGGTACCGCGACACCGGGCCGCGCATCGTCCGGGCGCCGCTGAAGGAGATGACCTTCATCGGCGGCCGGTTCGCCCCGAAGATGGGCGCGCCCGGGGATGACGGGCCGCTCGCCGACTGGTGGGTGTACGAGGAGCTGCACCGGCCGCTGACCCGGCTGGACACCGCCGTCGGATACGACCGGGACGAGGTCAGACTCGAGGCCATCACCTACGAGCAGATGCGGCCCGGCTCCTTCTCGGTGCCGGACCGGCTCGCGGACATGGACGTCAACCACGTCCAGTCGGCGCTCTGCTTCCCGACCTTCCCCCGCTTCTGCGGGCAGACCTTCACCGAGGCCGCCGACCGCGAGCTGGGGCTGCTCGGGGTCCGGGCGTACAACGACTGGATGGTGGAGGAGTGGTGCGGCCCCGAGGCCCGGGGCCGGCTGATCCCGCTGATCATCGTCCCGCTGTGGGACGCCGAACTGGCCGCCGCCGAGGTGCGGCGGAACGCGGCGCGCGGGGTGCGGGCCGTCTGCTTCTCGGAGATCCCGCCGAACCTGGGGCTGCCGTCGATCCACACCGACGACTGGGACCCGTTCCTCGCCGCGTGCGACGAGACCGGCACGGTCATCGCGATGCACATCGGTTCCTCCTCCCGGATGCCCTCGACCTCCGCGGACGCGCCGCCCGCGGTCGGCTCCACGATCACCTTCGCCAACTGCTGCTTCTCGATGGTCGACTGGCTGATGAGCGGGAAGTTCGAGCGCTTCCCCGACCTCAAGGTGATGTACGCGGAGGGCCAGATCGGCTGGATCCCCTACATCCTCGAGCGCGCCGACGTGGTGTGGGAGGAGAACCGGGGCTGGGGCGGAGTGGCCGACAAGGTGCTGCGCCCGCCGTCCGAGCTGTTCGCGGAGCATGTGTACGGATGCTTCTTCGACGACGCCTTCGGGCTGCGCAACCTCGACGCGATCGGGGTCGGCAACGTGCTGTACGAGACGGACTATCCGCACTCCGACTCCACCTGGCCCAAGTCGCGCGAGGTCGGCGAGGCGCAGATGGGGCATCTGGCGCCGGATGTCGTGGAGCGGATCGTGCGCGGCAACGCCATCGACCTGCTGGGGCTCACGGCGGACGGGCTCTGGGCGGGGGCGCCGGGGGCGTAGCCCGGACCGCCGGGCTTCCGTGGGGCCTTGGTCACGGAGGAGCAAGAAACCGGTCACTGCCGGTCAATGACATCCTCCGGGTGCTCCGGCAGGCTGTGGGGCATACCGGCCCTCCCCCTCCCAACGCCGTCACCCACCCCTACGAAGTGACAGGGGCCGTGGGTGGTGCGGAGGGCCGGGAGTCCGTGCGCACCGGGCGCCGCGGGGTTGCGCCCGGCGCGCGGGACACCAGCGCCAGGTGGCGGTAGTCGCTGGGCGGCATGCCGTACGCGGCGCGGAAGGCGCGGCTGAAGACGGCGGGGTGGGCGAAGCCCCAGCGGGCGGCGAGTTCGTGGATGGGGACGGTGTGGAGGCCGGGGTCGGTGAGGTCGCGCCGGACGCGGTCCAGCCGCTGCTGCCGGATCCATGCGGAGACCGTGGTGTCGCGGGCGCGGAAGAGGCGGTGCAGATAGCCGACGGAGATGTGGTGCGCGGCGGCGATGGTGGCCGGTGACAGCTCCGGGTCGGACAGGTTCCGCTGGATGAAGCTCTGCACCCGTAAGGCCAGTGCGTGCCGGCGGGTCTCGGGCGGCAGGGCGTCGTCGGCCTCGACGGCCTGGGCGAGCAGCGCCGCCGCCAGGTCGATCAGTACGGTCCCCAGGCGCGGGCCGTCGGAGGGGCCGTAGGAGCCGCGGTCCGCGGCCAGCCGGGCGAGGAACCCGGTCAGCAGGGCACCGACGCCCCCGCGCGCCGGGATGGGCCGGGCGAGCAGCCGGTCGATCCGGTCGTGCGGGACCGGTATCAGGGCCTTGGGGATCTCCAGGCCCACGCCTCCGGGAGGGCCGCCGAAGGCCAGACAGTCGAAGGGGCGCGAGGTGTCGACGACGTAGAGCCCCTGCGCGCGGTGCGCGGCCTCCTGGCGGGACTGGGAGACCTGGAGGTTTCCCTCCTGGATGAACGAGAAGTGGTACAGCTCGGGGTCGGACTGCCGGATCAGCTTGGGCGTCCGCCGGAAGTTCATCTCACGGAACTTCGTGGGCCACACGGAGGCGGCGCCGAACTCGAGGATGCGCACCTCTCCCCGGAAGTCACCGGTGTGGTCGCTGCTCATCTCCATGGGCGCCAGGAGTTGTGTCATCTGCTCGCGCCAGAAGTCGAACCGATCCGCTCTGGGCAGATCGTCGCAGCGGAAGACCGTCTCGATCATCACGTGCCCCTCTGTGTGCCCCTTACTGTGCCCCGTGGTGGCCCCTGAGCGGGGCGGCGGGCGATGGGCCCGAGGTCCGAACGTCCGTACGCTAGCAGGGCCTCCCATGCGGGACGAGGCTGCCGTACCCCTTGTCTGATGGACCGTCAGATACCACCATGTCCGACGTCCGATACGACGATGGCGGTCCACCGACGAGGAGGCCCGGCATGCGCGTCCTGCCCCGGGGCCGGTTGAGCTACGGCATGCAGTTGCCCGTCCAGTCGCAGTCCACCCTTTACGCCGAGCCATGGGAGGCGGCGGCGGGCCCCGCCGAGCTGCTCGCGGTCGCCCGCGCCGCCGACCGGCTCGGCTTCTCCTACCTCGCCGTCTGCGACCATGTCGCGATCCCACGGCGGCTGGCCGCCGCGATGGGCACCGTCTGGTACGACCCGGTGGCCACTCTCGGCTGGCTCGCCGCGGCCACCGAGCGGGTGCGGCTGCTCAGCCATGTGGCGGTGGCCGCGCTGCGGCATCCGCTGCTGACCGCCAAGCAGTACGCGACGCTCGACCACCTCTCCGGCGGCCGGCTGATCCTCGGGGTCGGGGCCGGGCATGTGCGGGAGGAGTTCGAGGCGCTCGGGGTGGACTTCGCCCGGCGCGGTGCGCTGCTGGACGAGACGGTCGACGCGCTGAAGGCGGCGCTGGGGCCCGAGGAGTTCCCCGACTTCCGCGGGGAGCGGTTCGCGTTCAGCGGTCTGGGGCAGGCCCCGCGCCCCGTCCAGACGCCACGGCCCCCGCTGTGGATCGGCGGCTCCTCGCCCGCGGCGGTGCGCCGGGCGGCGATCCGGGGCGACGGCTGGCTGCCGCAGGGCGATCCACGGG is a window of Streptomyces violaceusniger Tu 4113 DNA encoding:
- a CDS encoding AfsR/SARP family transcriptional regulator, with translation MTGEKERAQEQSLRFTVLGPVRAFRGEEQLSTGSPQQRALLAALLLRGGRTATAPELVDALWGDDPPDAAIAALRTYASRLRKAFTPHSDILVSESGGYAVQVGLGALDIDVAESLAAEAEKARHSGDRLRAHELIGRALDLWDGESLAGLSGPYATTQRARLSEWQLVLTETRLDLDLELGHHTEVVSELTALTAAHPLRERLRELLMLALYRSGRQAEALAVYNDTRRLLAEDLGVDPCAELSDLHQRILQADAELAVPVDDRTHAGPSFVRPAQLPATVADFTGRVAFVEELSDELATAEGRVMAVSAVAGIGGVGKTTLAVHVAHAARAHFPDGQLYVDLQGAGPVPAEPNAILGAFLRALGTPDSAIPEGVHERAALYRSMLDGRRVLTLLDNARDAAQVRPLLPGTPGCAALITSRTRMVDLEGAHLVDLDVMSPEEALVLFTRIVGAERVSSERDAAMDVVAACGFLPLAIRIAASRLASRRTWTVSTLARKLANQRRRLDELRAGDLAVRATFELGYGQLEPPQARAFRLLGLADGPDISLAAAAVALELDTFDTEELLESLVDASLLESAAPGRYRYHDLVRLYARDRAERHQSATEREAALSRLLSFYLATAARVYAMERPGDRLGDHLAPADHPGLVFPHQDAALDWLFTEADCLLACAQQAASGTTLGRAADLLLAAMDLAESGANAPRYEAVARVVSETAHTVGDIRAEGRARTCLAKVRNLTGRLEEADAEAERALALGSTVEDHVTMGRALTERGIIAHLSRTRWDDAERHFLRAIDAYRAVDDQPGEASALCNLSRAYVEMGRIDSAVDLARQGVRIYGSLGRTLRLANGKYALGIALTGAGSLAHALEQLTEALGLFREHRQPLWEGMTHQRMAEAHLSIGRPAEAATHAEQALALRGIGGEWRRAIVLTLLGKALLELGQNERADACWREALSIHERLGAPEAEDVRGLLTPATAA
- a CDS encoding ATP-binding protein, with amino-acid sequence MVGDERLGRRTGSTGSVPDRRWRGDEAHLALGEDPDPALDRTRIGLEWESGYRAEVVPGLRPHAAPRSAAAFSRPTAVGRPQRPLAAVTTAVRPAQLPAAVADFTGREDLVRELNDRLAPPSDRPAAIAIAGIGGIGKTALAVHLAHTARHHFPDGQLYVDLGGAGSSPADPETVLGAFLRSLGTPDAAIPDGTEERAALYRASLEGRRVLVLLDNARDAAQVRPLLPGEGAPDCVGLITSRAHMADLDRAHLVDLDAMSPTEAFALFALIVGEERAMVERAAVMEVVASCSYLPLAIRIAACRLASRRTWTVSVLARKLADERRRLDELRAGDLAVKATFGLGYGQLDPAQARAFRLLGLVGSPDISLPAAGAVLGLDVEETARLLTSLVDISLLESAVPGRYRFHDLVRLYARACAERESQAAAEREEALSRLLDFYLATAARVYAMERPGDRMVEHLEPTGHPGLCFETSRAALDWLFAEGDCLLDCVPRCTGETTRRRAGDLLLGALDLAESGARPRQYETVARAAGDAAHAAGDSRTEARARSALGHLYSFTGRYAQAERELRRALELDGGDPVIASRASNQLGIVTNGLGRYDDAERFLGQALDAFRADANEAGEASALANLSRLHVSRGRTRSGVELAEQGLAIYRRLGAPLRLANGMYTLGIALTRAHRLEEASVHLSEALDLFHEARQPLWEGMAHFRLAEMHLAAHRPTKAVAHAEQSLALGGLGGEWRRFSFLTVLSKALMAAGQRGRAEDCWSQARALRERLGSPEPEEVRQLLAASAPDLPASTDPNPGHREAFGVGPPVSESEPRN
- a CDS encoding amidohydrolase family protein, with the protein product MESFPKIISVDDHTVEPPHVWRDRLPSRYRDTGPRIVRAPLKEMTFIGGRFAPKMGAPGDDGPLADWWVYEELHRPLTRLDTAVGYDRDEVRLEAITYEQMRPGSFSVPDRLADMDVNHVQSALCFPTFPRFCGQTFTEAADRELGLLGVRAYNDWMVEEWCGPEARGRLIPLIIVPLWDAELAAAEVRRNAARGVRAVCFSEIPPNLGLPSIHTDDWDPFLAACDETGTVIAMHIGSSSRMPSTSADAPPAVGSTITFANCCFSMVDWLMSGKFERFPDLKVMYAEGQIGWIPYILERADVVWEENRGWGGVADKVLRPPSELFAEHVYGCFFDDAFGLRNLDAIGVGNVLYETDYPHSDSTWPKSREVGEAQMGHLAPDVVERIVRGNAIDLLGLTADGLWAGAPGA
- a CDS encoding AraC family transcriptional regulator yields the protein MIETVFRCDDLPRADRFDFWREQMTQLLAPMEMSSDHTGDFRGEVRILEFGAASVWPTKFREMNFRRTPKLIRQSDPELYHFSFIQEGNLQVSQSRQEAAHRAQGLYVVDTSRPFDCLAFGGPPGGVGLEIPKALIPVPHDRIDRLLARPIPARGGVGALLTGFLARLAADRGSYGPSDGPRLGTVLIDLAAALLAQAVEADDALPPETRRHALALRVQSFIQRNLSDPELSPATIAAAHHISVGYLHRLFRARDTTVSAWIRQQRLDRVRRDLTDPGLHTVPIHELAARWGFAHPAVFSRAFRAAYGMPPSDYRHLALVSRAPGATPRRPVRTDSRPSAPPTAPVTS
- a CDS encoding LLM class F420-dependent oxidoreductase; this encodes MRVLPRGRLSYGMQLPVQSQSTLYAEPWEAAAGPAELLAVARAADRLGFSYLAVCDHVAIPRRLAAAMGTVWYDPVATLGWLAAATERVRLLSHVAVAALRHPLLTAKQYATLDHLSGGRLILGVGAGHVREEFEALGVDFARRGALLDETVDALKAALGPEEFPDFRGERFAFSGLGQAPRPVQTPRPPLWIGGSSPAAVRRAAIRGDGWLPQGDPRDRLPGQLARLRALREEAGIDEPAEIGAITEPLYVGETSWDVGRRTLTGAPERLAGSLRAYAAMGVDQIQVRFRCRDHTELTDQMAAFAADVAPHLDD